One window of Xanthomonas sp. 10-10 genomic DNA carries:
- a CDS encoding alpha/beta fold hydrolase: MPSCTIAGHTLHYTQHGQGFPILLGHSYLWDAAMWEPQIQALSQHYQVIVPELWGHGQSGALPQGTQAIDDLARQMLGLLDALELPQCAVVGLSVGGMWGAELALMAPKRVRSLVLMDTFLGAEPQATRTRYFGMLDAIEVAGQVTPALIDAIVPIFFRPGIDLTSALPAAFAQRLAAMTAEQLRTSMVPLGRLIFGRADRLEAMSALDPANTFLLGGDADVARPPEELWMMAEAICCDYELVPDAGHIASLENPAFVNAQLLGWLKRTVGETEVELRRAG; encoded by the coding sequence ATGCCCTCTTGCACGATCGCAGGTCACACACTCCACTACACGCAGCACGGTCAAGGGTTTCCGATTCTGCTCGGCCACAGCTACCTGTGGGACGCAGCGATGTGGGAGCCGCAGATCCAGGCGCTTTCGCAGCACTACCAGGTGATCGTCCCGGAACTGTGGGGGCACGGGCAATCGGGCGCATTGCCGCAAGGCACCCAGGCAATCGATGATCTTGCCCGGCAGATGCTTGGCCTGCTGGACGCACTGGAGCTGCCGCAGTGTGCGGTGGTGGGCCTGTCGGTGGGTGGCATGTGGGGCGCCGAGCTCGCCCTGATGGCGCCGAAGCGCGTGCGTAGCCTGGTGTTGATGGACACCTTCCTGGGCGCGGAGCCGCAGGCCACGCGTACGCGCTACTTTGGAATGCTGGATGCGATCGAGGTGGCGGGGCAGGTAACGCCTGCGCTGATCGACGCGATCGTGCCGATCTTCTTCCGTCCCGGCATCGATCTGACCTCGGCGTTGCCGGCTGCGTTTGCGCAGCGCCTGGCGGCGATGACGGCCGAGCAGCTGCGCACCTCCATGGTGCCGTTGGGGCGGCTGATCTTCGGGCGTGCGGATCGCCTGGAGGCGATGTCCGCGCTGGATCCGGCCAATACCTTCCTGCTCGGTGGCGACGCAGATGTTGCGCGGCCGCCGGAAGAGTTGTGGATGATGGCCGAGGCGATCTGCTGCGATTACGAGCTGGTGCCCGATGCCGGGCATATCGCATCGCTGGAGAATCCGGCCTTCGTCAACGCGCAGTTGCTGGGTTGGTTGAAGCGGACGGTGGGTGAGACCGAGGTGGAGCTGAGGCGTGCGGGATGA